In Dysgonomonadaceae bacterium zrk40, one genomic interval encodes:
- a CDS encoding 4-(cytidine 5'-diphospho)-2-C-methyl-D-erythritol kinase produces MIRFPNAKINLGLHVIARREDGFHNLETVFYPIVLKDALEIIKKNEDKAPNWGNGYQLFQTGIPIQGKEEENLVVKAWKLIASEKKIPFIEIHLLKKIPFGAGLGGGSSDGAFMLQLLNETFKLGYNDTELTSYAARLGADCPFFIRNRPALATGVGDLMESVDLDLSHLTLVLVKPDIGVSTAEAYAMITPRQPELSLREIITLPVSEWKEQLRNDFEVPVFKKHPEIAQIKKKLYETGALYASMSGSGSAVYGLFEAPLDLKGHFNKYFVWVSGSYVDN; encoded by the coding sequence ATGATTCGATTTCCCAACGCAAAGATCAACCTAGGGTTGCATGTCATCGCACGAAGGGAGGATGGCTTCCACAATCTGGAAACAGTCTTCTATCCAATCGTATTGAAAGACGCCCTGGAGATTATTAAAAAAAATGAAGACAAAGCGCCGAACTGGGGAAACGGGTATCAACTCTTTCAAACCGGCATCCCTATTCAAGGGAAAGAGGAAGAGAATCTGGTGGTCAAGGCTTGGAAACTGATCGCATCGGAGAAAAAAATACCATTCATTGAGATTCATCTACTCAAAAAAATCCCCTTTGGCGCGGGACTGGGGGGTGGCTCTTCCGACGGAGCCTTCATGCTCCAGTTGCTTAACGAAACTTTTAAACTGGGTTACAATGACACAGAGTTGACATCTTATGCCGCCCGTCTAGGAGCAGACTGTCCCTTTTTCATCCGGAACAGACCTGCCCTGGCCACGGGTGTCGGTGATTTAATGGAGTCGGTTGATCTGGATCTGAGCCATCTTACACTGGTACTGGTTAAACCCGATATCGGAGTCTCCACCGCAGAGGCTTATGCAATGATCACTCCACGGCAACCCGAGCTGTCGCTTAGGGAGATTATCACCCTGCCGGTAAGCGAATGGAAGGAACAACTGAGAAACGATTTCGAAGTGCCGGTTTTCAAAAAACATCCCGAAATCGCTCAGATCAAGAAGAAACTTTATGAGACGGGAGCACTTTATGCCTCCATGAGTGGCTCGGGCTCTGCCGTTTATGGCCTATTTGAAGCTCCACTCGATCTGAAGGGGCACTTTAACAAATATTTTGTATGGGTAAGCGGATCATATGTTGATAACTGA
- a CDS encoding Crp/Fnr family transcriptional regulator, whose translation MKDISSSLSGIWRMLSVTERDQLRSNARIVQFKKNELIYLEEESPRDLMILFKGKVKIFKSGVGGRSQIIRIIRPIQYFGYRAYFAKESYVTAASAFEACTVCMVPMELIEQFLRNNGELALHFIQMLSIDLGIADQRVVNLTQKHVRGRLAESLLFLKETYGIEEDGATINIYLAREDLANLSNMTTSNAIRTLSNFVNERIISIDGRKIKIIDEERLHKISRIG comes from the coding sequence ATGAAGGATATTTCCTCGTCGTTGTCTGGTATATGGAGAATGTTAAGCGTGACTGAGCGTGATCAGTTACGCAGCAATGCCCGTATTGTTCAGTTCAAAAAAAATGAACTGATTTATCTGGAAGAGGAGAGTCCGAGAGATCTGATGATACTCTTTAAAGGAAAGGTGAAGATTTTTAAAAGTGGCGTAGGAGGCAGAAGCCAGATCATTCGTATCATACGACCCATTCAGTATTTTGGTTATCGTGCTTATTTTGCAAAGGAATCATACGTCACCGCTGCATCTGCTTTTGAAGCTTGCACCGTATGTATGGTTCCGATGGAACTAATTGAACAGTTCCTGCGCAACAACGGTGAGTTGGCTCTCCATTTTATTCAGATGTTGTCTATAGATCTTGGAATCGCTGATCAGCGGGTTGTGAATTTAACCCAGAAGCATGTACGGGGACGACTTGCAGAATCACTTCTTTTCCTGAAGGAAACATATGGTATAGAGGAAGATGGTGCTACCATTAACATCTATCTGGCCCGGGAGGATTTGGCCAATCTCTCCAACATGACTACCTCCAATGCGATTCGAACTCTCTCCAATTTTGTGAATGAAAGGATTATAAGTATTGATGGCAGGAAAATAAAGATCATTGACGAAGAGAGATTACACAAAATCAGCAGAATTGGTTAA
- a CDS encoding GH3 auxin-responsive promoter family protein: protein MIQKIARSIIASYYKPVKEFVNDPHGTQQRMFNYLLEHGRRTQYGINHHFEQVSSEETFRSLVPVATYEYLRPYLDRIIVDKEKDVLWDTPVKWFAMSSGTTEDKSKYIPVTYESLKKGNYRAGYHMLGIYAHHHPDTSFVLGKSLVLGGSQQINRIGDGIYTGDISAILMKNLPRPAKRRRTPEEIALLPDWEEKLQKLTDFALGADIRSFVGVPSWMLVLLKKIVADSGRSIPDVWPNLEVFFHGGVSFIPYQEQFEKLIPSARMRYWETYNASEGFFGVQYTPDSKDMLLLLDNEVYYEFIPAGEWEKEHPETVPLSGVQTGKQYAMVISTSGGLWRYKIGDTIEFTSTNPYLFRLTGRTKQFINAFGEELIVDNADRALDEACRFTGAKITEYTAAPIFFGDKNNGAHEWLIEFETPPTSLQLFTEKFDECLMKLNSDYEAKRSYNLSLNLPVVKVLEKGAFYEWMKQREKAGGQNKVPKLSNDRRHVDSILLFTATKS, encoded by the coding sequence ATGATTCAAAAAATAGCCCGATCAATCATCGCCTCCTATTACAAACCGGTGAAGGAATTTGTGAATGATCCACACGGCACACAGCAACGCATGTTCAATTATTTGTTGGAGCATGGTCGTAGAACGCAATACGGAATAAACCATCATTTCGAACAAGTGAGCAGTGAAGAGACTTTTCGCTCGCTTGTTCCTGTCGCAACCTATGAGTATCTGCGTCCATACCTGGATCGCATCATCGTGGATAAAGAAAAAGATGTACTGTGGGATACACCGGTGAAGTGGTTTGCAATGTCGTCAGGCACCACTGAGGATAAAAGCAAATATATCCCAGTAACCTATGAATCGTTAAAAAAAGGCAACTACCGGGCAGGCTACCACATGTTAGGTATTTATGCACATCATCATCCCGACACCTCTTTTGTACTGGGTAAATCACTGGTACTGGGCGGAAGTCAACAAATAAACCGTATTGGTGATGGAATCTATACCGGTGACATTTCAGCTATTCTGATGAAAAATCTCCCTAGACCTGCCAAACGGCGCAGAACACCAGAGGAGATTGCGTTGCTGCCCGACTGGGAAGAAAAATTGCAGAAACTGACCGATTTCGCTTTGGGTGCTGATATCCGTTCATTCGTAGGAGTACCTTCCTGGATGCTGGTGTTGTTGAAAAAGATAGTAGCCGACAGTGGTCGTTCCATCCCTGATGTTTGGCCTAATCTGGAGGTGTTTTTTCACGGGGGAGTAAGTTTTATCCCCTACCAGGAACAATTTGAAAAACTCATTCCTTCGGCACGGATGCGTTACTGGGAGACCTACAACGCATCTGAAGGTTTCTTTGGGGTGCAATACACTCCTGATTCGAAGGATATGTTGTTGTTACTCGACAATGAGGTTTATTATGAGTTTATTCCCGCAGGTGAATGGGAGAAAGAACATCCTGAAACGGTACCGTTGAGTGGCGTTCAAACTGGGAAGCAATACGCCATGGTAATCTCCACCAGTGGTGGGCTGTGGCGTTATAAAATTGGAGATACCATTGAGTTTACCTCTACCAATCCCTATCTCTTCAGGTTGACCGGCCGTACAAAACAGTTCATCAATGCTTTCGGTGAAGAGTTGATAGTAGACAACGCTGACAGGGCACTTGATGAGGCATGTCGTTTTACCGGTGCCAAGATCACAGAGTACACTGCTGCACCTATCTTTTTCGGGGACAAGAACAATGGTGCGCATGAATGGTTGATTGAGTTTGAGACACCACCGACCAGCCTGCAACTTTTCACAGAGAAGTTTGATGAATGTCTGATGAAGCTCAACTCTGACTACGAGGCAAAGCGTTCCTACAATCTCTCGCTTAATCTTCCTGTGGTAAAAGTCCTGGAAAAAGGAGCGTTCTATGAATGGATGAAACAAAGAGAGAAAGCAGGTGGACAAAATAAAGTGCCGAAACTTTCAAACGACCGCAGACATGTTGATAGCATTCTCCTTTTCACAGCAACGAAATCCTAA
- the bamD gene encoding outer membrane protein assembly factor BamD, with amino-acid sequence MRIKPFYFLLIILVLSSCNEYNKILKSTDRDLKYTYAKKYFEEGKYNRSITLLEELVTFMKGTAQAEESLYLLAQSHYNSRDYYSATQVFTTYYNTYPKGEYAEAALFYSAYGMYLDSPDPRLDQSKTYMAIAEFQKYIERYPQTERADQAKNYLFELQEKLAYKELLAAQLYLNLGNYMGNNYESAVITAREAMKSYPYSKYLEDYQMTILRARYEYAQRSTLLAQPERFRLVVDEYFNYTNSFPDAKYKDEADRYYREAQEKIELLPAV; translated from the coding sequence ATGAGAATAAAACCATTCTATTTTTTGCTAATCATTTTGGTGTTGAGTTCCTGTAACGAGTACAACAAGATACTGAAGAGTACTGACCGGGATTTGAAATACACCTACGCGAAAAAGTATTTCGAGGAAGGTAAATACAATCGCTCCATTACACTTCTTGAAGAGCTGGTAACCTTTATGAAAGGAACTGCGCAGGCCGAAGAATCGCTTTATCTGTTGGCTCAAAGCCATTACAATTCAAGAGATTATTATTCAGCCACTCAAGTGTTTACCACCTATTATAATACATATCCCAAGGGAGAATATGCCGAGGCTGCACTTTTCTACTCTGCATACGGGATGTACCTCGATTCACCAGACCCGCGACTGGATCAGTCAAAGACCTATATGGCAATCGCCGAGTTTCAGAAATATATTGAACGGTACCCGCAAACCGAACGTGCCGATCAGGCTAAGAACTACCTTTTTGAGTTGCAGGAAAAGCTTGCTTACAAGGAATTATTGGCAGCACAGCTTTATCTCAATTTAGGGAACTACATGGGTAATAATTACGAGTCGGCAGTAATTACAGCGAGGGAAGCAATGAAAAGTTATCCCTATTCCAAGTATCTGGAAGATTACCAGATGACCATCCTTCGTGCCCGATATGAATATGCACAACGCAGTACGCTGCTTGCACAACCGGAGCGCTTTAGATTGGTGGTGGATGAATATTTCAATTACACCAACTCATTTCCCGACGCGAAGTACAAGGATGAAGCCGACCGTTATTACCGGGAGGCACAAGAGAAGATTGAACTGTTACCCGCAGTTTGA
- a CDS encoding DNA-directed RNA polymerase subunit omega, translating into MDYRKIAASTNTESRDVMKMSEPVGNVYEMVRIISKRANQLSIEMKRDLDTKLQEFASYSDNLEEVFENHEQIEISRFYEKLPKPSLMAIEEWKEGQIFYRNPAKEKELF; encoded by the coding sequence ATGGATTACAGAAAAATTGCTGCAAGTACCAACACGGAGAGTCGTGATGTGATGAAGATGTCGGAACCGGTAGGCAATGTCTATGAAATGGTTCGCATCATCAGCAAAAGAGCAAATCAGCTCTCAATTGAGATGAAACGCGACCTTGATACCAAGCTTCAGGAATTTGCATCATACAGCGACAACCTGGAAGAGGTGTTTGAAAATCATGAACAGATTGAGATTTCCCGTTTTTATGAAAAGCTTCCCAAACCGTCATTGATGGCGATTGAAGAGTGGAAAGAGGGACAGATCTTTTATCGTAATCCCGCCAAGGAAAAAGAGCTTTTCTAA
- a CDS encoding DUF4293 domain-containing protein, which translates to MLQRIQTLFLLLAAAAMLTASVTPLATFSYNGDEVLFEAMGIYLNGTLSDSTWGLFVVGVVSTLLALMTIFLYKKRMLQIRLSIFNTVVMVGFYLYFAFVLYQVYPVENLQFQRVGLGLIMPVIAVILNILAIRKIGADEALVRSLNRLRR; encoded by the coding sequence ATGTTGCAAAGGATACAGACGCTTTTCCTGTTATTGGCAGCAGCAGCAATGCTGACTGCTTCGGTGACACCCTTGGCTACCTTTAGCTACAATGGTGATGAGGTGTTGTTTGAAGCAATGGGTATCTATCTCAACGGCACATTGTCCGACTCTACCTGGGGTCTTTTTGTGGTTGGTGTTGTCAGTACCCTGCTCGCACTGATGACCATCTTTCTTTACAAAAAGAGGATGTTACAGATCAGGCTCTCTATCTTTAATACAGTGGTCATGGTGGGTTTTTACCTCTACTTTGCATTTGTCCTTTATCAGGTTTATCCTGTAGAGAATCTTCAGTTTCAGCGCGTTGGTCTGGGGCTTATCATGCCGGTCATTGCTGTCATTCTGAACATTCTTGCCATCCGTAAAATTGGTGCCGACGAAGCACTGGTGAGATCGCTGAATAGATTAAGGAGATAA
- a CDS encoding MFS transporter — MFDRQVVLFLISQNVSLFGSAVVGYAIIWYITLETSSGVWLMLTTICSMLPQVFVSLWGGVWADRYDRKMLIMLSDAFIAVSTLGLAIAFWLGFTRLELLLVVSVVRSVGAGIQMPAVNAIYPQLVPQENLIRVQGINQSLSSVLMLLAPAVGGVVLGTMDLAWAFMIDVVTASAAILILRLIVVSRIERSEESVSLLDELKKGVRYAFGNPLLKGIIICYGFSFFLITPAAVLTPLMIERSFGGEVWRLTANEIVWTVGSFVGGIAVSLYGNIKNKILTIAICLVAFGISFALLGLAGNFVIYLLVMGVSGFFMPIIATAETVFIQEITAPQMMGRVFSIIQIITSAAMPLAILLFGPLADVVSVETLLIISGFLLAIVGLVYQLTSRGSKRPLL, encoded by the coding sequence TTGTTTGACAGACAAGTGGTTCTATTTCTGATCAGTCAGAATGTGTCGCTGTTTGGCTCTGCAGTGGTTGGCTATGCCATAATCTGGTACATTACCCTCGAAACATCCTCCGGGGTATGGCTGATGCTCACCACCATCTGTTCCATGCTGCCGCAGGTGTTTGTTTCTCTATGGGGCGGGGTGTGGGCCGATCGTTACGACCGCAAGATGTTGATTATGCTCTCAGACGCTTTTATCGCTGTTTCTACGCTTGGTCTGGCAATTGCTTTCTGGTTGGGGTTCACCCGCCTTGAACTATTGCTGGTAGTATCGGTTGTGCGATCTGTTGGTGCAGGGATACAGATGCCGGCTGTGAATGCGATCTATCCGCAGCTGGTACCACAAGAGAATCTCATCCGTGTACAGGGCATCAATCAGTCGCTCAGTTCCGTGTTGATGCTGTTGGCTCCGGCCGTGGGAGGGGTGGTGTTGGGAACGATGGATCTTGCCTGGGCTTTTATGATAGATGTGGTGACCGCATCGGCAGCAATCCTCATTCTTCGTTTAATTGTGGTGAGCAGGATTGAGAGGAGTGAAGAATCTGTATCGCTGTTGGATGAGCTGAAAAAGGGTGTACGATATGCATTCGGAAACCCTCTTCTAAAAGGTATTATTATCTGTTACGGGTTCTCTTTCTTCCTGATCACCCCCGCAGCCGTTCTCACCCCTTTGATGATAGAGCGAAGTTTCGGAGGTGAGGTATGGCGCTTGACAGCCAATGAGATTGTCTGGACCGTTGGCTCTTTTGTAGGGGGGATAGCTGTATCGCTCTACGGCAATATCAAAAATAAGATATTGACCATTGCTATCTGTCTGGTTGCCTTCGGTATCTCTTTCGCCCTGCTGGGACTCGCAGGAAATTTCGTGATCTATCTGTTGGTGATGGGAGTCTCCGGATTCTTCATGCCGATCATCGCCACTGCCGAGACGGTATTCATCCAGGAGATTACGGCACCACAGATGATGGGCAGGGTCTTTTCAATCATTCAGATCATCACCTCGGCAGCAATGCCCTTGGCCATCCTGCTCTTTGGCCCACTGGCCGATGTGGTCTCAGTGGAGACATTGCTTATCATCTCAGGCTTCCTGCTGGCAATCGTGGGGCTTGTTTATCAGCTCACCAGCAGGGGTTCAAAACGACCACTCCTCTGA
- a CDS encoding M48 family metallopeptidase: MKQSNSLTTTRFSFFLLMTTILLSSCGSVPFTGRRQLQLVSNDEVIALSLQQYQEFMQSAPLEKGTTDAQMVSRIGSRIAKAVETFYTNNGFQSELENYAWEFNLVKDNSVNAFAMPGGKVVIYTGLLPVTQTEEALAVVIGHEIAHVIARHSNERISQQVALQYGGAIAGGLLGNSQAMQQLGSTVFGLGAQYGVMMPYARKQEYEADEIGLIIMAMAGYNPQVAIPFWTRMAQSGGAEVPEFLSTHPTDSKRIARIQEIMPQLLTYYKGSGVQNTTTKPIQTKTKVPANDEVEKARTSEEWSF, translated from the coding sequence ATGAAACAAAGTAATTCACTTACAACAACGCGATTTTCATTCTTTCTACTGATGACGACAATATTGTTGTCATCCTGCGGAAGTGTTCCCTTTACCGGTAGACGTCAATTGCAACTAGTATCTAACGACGAAGTAATCGCACTCAGCCTTCAACAGTATCAGGAGTTTATGCAATCCGCACCACTGGAGAAGGGTACAACCGATGCACAGATGGTCAGTCGCATTGGCAGCCGTATTGCCAAAGCGGTAGAAACTTTTTACACCAACAACGGCTTTCAATCAGAGCTTGAGAACTATGCATGGGAGTTCAATCTGGTGAAGGATAACAGCGTGAATGCCTTTGCAATGCCTGGCGGCAAGGTGGTCATTTACACCGGATTACTACCTGTAACACAGACAGAGGAAGCACTTGCCGTGGTAATCGGTCATGAGATCGCACACGTCATCGCCCGTCACTCCAATGAACGAATCAGCCAGCAGGTTGCTCTGCAATATGGAGGTGCCATTGCTGGAGGCCTGCTGGGCAACTCACAAGCGATGCAGCAACTGGGCAGCACCGTCTTTGGTCTGGGTGCACAGTATGGAGTGATGATGCCTTATGCCCGCAAGCAGGAATATGAAGCCGACGAAATCGGGTTGATCATCATGGCGATGGCTGGTTACAATCCACAGGTGGCTATCCCATTCTGGACCAGAATGGCGCAAAGCGGGGGAGCAGAGGTGCCTGAATTTCTAAGCACCCACCCTACCGACAGCAAACGTATCGCCCGCATCCAGGAAATCATGCCCCAGCTGCTCACCTATTACAAGGGATCCGGAGTACAAAACACCACTACAAAGCCTATCCAGACCAAAACCAAAGTACCGGCAAATGATGAAGTAGAAAAAGCCAGGACCTCAGAGGAGTGGTCGTTTTGA
- a CDS encoding DNA gyrase/topoisomerase IV subunit A — MSPKETKDDDIKDKQEAIEAADSDFTGKSMTSAKIPVRLGEDSTLNLSKMYQNWFLDYASYVILERAVPHISDGLKPVQRRILHAMKRMDDGRYNKVANIIGTTMQYHPHGDASIGDALVQLGQKDLLIDAQGNWGNILTGDGAAAPRYIEARLTKFALEVLFNNKTTEWKPSYDGRNKEPVTLPAKFPLLLAQGAEGIAVGLSSKILPHNFNELCDAAIAFLEERTFKLYPDFQTGGYIDVEKYNDGERGGSVKVRATIQKLDSKTLVIKDIPYGRTTASVVDSILKANEKGKIKIKKVDDITAQNVEIHVQLAAGVSSDKTIDALYAFTDCEISISPNCCVIDEDKPHFLTVSDVLRVSVDNTRHSLRRELEIEKSEKQEALLFASLEKIFIEERIYKDREFENAANMEKAVTHIDKRLEPFKPSFIREINRDDILRLMEIKMARILKFNSDKSNENIARLADEIGEIDHNLNNLTDYTIAWYLMLKERYGKNYPRRTEIRSFENIEAVKVAEANEKLYVNREEGFIGTGMKKDEFVCNCSDIDDIIIFFKDGKYKVVKVSEKMFVGKNILYANVFKKNDKRTIYNVVYRDGKSSPHYIKRFPVTGVTRDKEYDLTKGTAGSRIAYFSSNPNGEAETIKVILKPKPRLRILQFEKDFSEVDIKGRNAMGNILTKAEIHRIQLKQKGISTLGGRKVWFDPDVYRLNYEGGGNYLGEFQGDDKILVVTERGEFHICNFDLTNHFPTNIRHIEKYEANKVWSAALFDADQGFAYLKRFTFEASEKPLNFMSDNPASRLFLLTDVVFPRVKVIFGGNDDYREPLEIEVEEFIGVKSYKAKGKRLSNYVVKKVEELEPTRFPEPEPQETMKIEIEDENGDTLLSDADLRDEITGQMKLFD; from the coding sequence ATGTCTCCTAAAGAAACGAAAGACGACGACATCAAAGACAAACAAGAAGCCATAGAGGCGGCTGATTCCGATTTCACAGGTAAGAGCATGACAAGTGCCAAAATACCGGTGCGACTGGGTGAAGACAGTACGTTGAACCTCTCCAAGATGTACCAGAACTGGTTTTTGGACTATGCGTCTTATGTCATCCTGGAGCGTGCCGTGCCACACATCTCAGATGGACTCAAGCCGGTGCAGCGACGCATCCTCCATGCCATGAAACGGATGGATGACGGACGCTACAACAAGGTAGCAAACATCATTGGAACTACCATGCAGTATCACCCCCACGGTGATGCTTCCATCGGTGATGCTTTGGTACAGTTGGGACAGAAGGATCTGCTCATCGACGCACAGGGTAACTGGGGGAACATACTCACCGGTGACGGAGCTGCTGCCCCCCGATACATCGAAGCACGTCTCACTAAGTTTGCCCTCGAGGTGCTCTTCAATAACAAGACCACCGAGTGGAAGCCTTCTTACGATGGCAGGAACAAGGAACCGGTAACCCTGCCGGCCAAATTCCCCCTTCTGCTGGCGCAGGGGGCGGAAGGAATTGCTGTGGGCCTCTCATCCAAGATATTACCTCACAACTTCAACGAGCTGTGCGATGCTGCCATCGCTTTCCTAGAAGAGAGGACGTTCAAGCTCTATCCCGACTTCCAGACAGGTGGATATATCGATGTTGAGAAGTATAATGACGGTGAGCGTGGCGGATCGGTGAAAGTGAGGGCAACCATCCAGAAGCTTGATAGCAAGACACTGGTCATTAAAGATATCCCTTACGGCAGAACCACTGCCAGTGTGGTTGACTCCATCCTCAAAGCAAATGAAAAAGGGAAGATCAAGATCAAAAAGGTGGATGATATTACTGCGCAGAACGTGGAGATACATGTGCAGCTGGCAGCCGGAGTCTCATCCGACAAGACCATCGATGCACTTTACGCATTCACCGACTGTGAGATCAGTATCTCTCCCAACTGTTGTGTAATTGACGAGGACAAGCCCCACTTTCTGACGGTGAGTGACGTGTTGCGGGTATCTGTCGACAACACCCGTCACAGCCTCCGCAGGGAGCTTGAGATTGAAAAAAGCGAGAAGCAGGAAGCGTTGCTTTTTGCCTCTCTTGAAAAGATATTCATCGAGGAGCGGATCTACAAAGATCGTGAGTTTGAAAACGCGGCCAACATGGAAAAAGCGGTCACTCACATCGACAAACGGCTTGAACCCTTTAAACCCTCCTTCATCCGTGAGATCAACCGTGACGATATCCTGCGATTGATGGAGATCAAGATGGCGCGCATCCTGAAGTTTAACTCTGACAAGTCGAACGAAAACATTGCACGCCTTGCTGACGAGATTGGCGAAATCGATCACAACCTGAACAATCTCACCGACTACACAATAGCCTGGTACCTGATGTTGAAAGAGCGTTACGGGAAAAACTATCCCCGTCGCACCGAGATACGCAGCTTCGAGAACATAGAGGCGGTGAAAGTGGCTGAAGCCAACGAAAAGCTTTATGTCAACCGTGAAGAGGGATTCATCGGTACCGGCATGAAGAAGGATGAGTTCGTATGCAACTGTTCCGACATCGACGATATCATCATCTTCTTCAAGGATGGTAAATATAAGGTGGTGAAAGTTAGCGAGAAGATGTTCGTAGGCAAGAACATACTCTACGCCAATGTTTTCAAGAAGAACGACAAACGTACCATTTACAACGTGGTCTACCGCGACGGCAAGTCCTCACCCCACTATATCAAGCGGTTCCCCGTGACAGGCGTCACCCGTGACAAGGAGTATGACCTGACCAAGGGAACAGCCGGATCGCGCATCGCCTACTTTAGTTCCAATCCCAACGGGGAGGCTGAGACCATCAAGGTGATTCTCAAACCAAAGCCGCGACTGCGCATCCTTCAATTTGAGAAAGATTTCAGTGAGGTTGACATCAAAGGTCGAAACGCAATGGGTAACATCCTCACCAAAGCGGAGATACACCGCATTCAGCTCAAACAGAAAGGTATTTCCACGTTGGGTGGGCGAAAAGTATGGTTCGATCCCGATGTCTATCGCCTCAACTACGAGGGGGGCGGCAATTACCTTGGTGAGTTCCAGGGTGATGACAAAATTCTTGTGGTGACGGAACGGGGTGAATTTCATATCTGCAATTTCGACCTCACCAATCATTTTCCCACAAACATACGACACATTGAGAAGTACGAAGCCAACAAGGTCTGGTCGGCTGCCCTGTTCGATGCAGATCAGGGATTTGCCTACCTGAAAAGGTTCACTTTCGAGGCCTCTGAGAAACCACTCAACTTCATGAGTGACAACCCTGCCTCGCGATTATTTTTACTGACAGATGTGGTATTTCCGAGAGTAAAGGTTATCTTTGGCGGAAACGATGATTACCGGGAGCCACTAGAAATAGAGGTGGAAGAGTTCATCGGTGTGAAGAGCTACAAGGCTAAGGGCAAGCGTCTCTCCAACTACGTGGTGAAGAAGGTGGAGGAGCTGGAACCAACTCGTTTTCCGGAACCTGAGCCTCAGGAGACGATGAAGATTGAGATCGAGGATGAGAATGGTGACACACTTCTCTCTGACGCAGACCTGCGGGACGAGATCACCGGACAGATGAAACTGTTCGATTGA
- a CDS encoding DUF3316 domain-containing protein — MRKTTILALLWISLCCTIKGQQAEALPEPTVNHSTMIGIGKACLSDSYLSPLTYDGVSVTLLHDRIKASNYFGGELLLQQQFQIQTAITKNPTASASEYYGDIRYHLNGYYPLFKADRFTLLGGGGGALTLGGIYNVRNSNNPGSLKTSFNLQLSTMALYQWKEITLRWQLTSPFAGMFFSPEYGHSYYEIFTLGNNKGTVHFGSFHNQLALRNYFTIDIPIRNFTLRTGYLGDYLRTDVNQLDTRIISHQFVIGLAFESIHFGGRQVQNNPTIVSSYYQ; from the coding sequence ATGAGAAAAACAACGATACTGGCATTGTTATGGATCTCCCTCTGCTGCACCATCAAGGGACAGCAGGCGGAGGCTCTGCCTGAACCTACCGTGAACCATTCTACAATGATTGGTATCGGCAAAGCATGTCTTTCTGACAGTTATCTCTCTCCACTCACCTACGATGGTGTGAGCGTAACACTGTTGCACGACAGGATCAAAGCTTCTAATTATTTCGGGGGTGAACTTCTGCTGCAACAACAATTTCAGATACAGACAGCTATCACCAAGAATCCAACTGCTTCCGCTTCTGAATATTACGGAGATATCAGGTATCATCTCAACGGCTATTATCCTTTGTTCAAAGCTGATCGTTTCACCCTTCTGGGTGGCGGCGGAGGCGCGTTGACGCTGGGAGGTATTTACAATGTACGGAACTCAAACAACCCCGGCTCACTCAAGACATCCTTCAACTTGCAGCTCTCAACGATGGCCCTCTACCAATGGAAGGAGATCACTTTACGCTGGCAGCTTACCTCTCCCTTTGCAGGGATGTTTTTCTCACCCGAATATGGACACTCCTATTATGAGATTTTTACACTCGGTAACAACAAAGGAACAGTTCATTTCGGCTCTTTCCATAACCAACTGGCACTGAGGAACTATTTTACAATCGACATTCCCATTCGTAACTTCACTCTTAGAACAGGCTATCTGGGTGATTACCTGCGCACCGATGTGAATCAACTCGACACCCGGATCATCTCTCATCAATTTGTAATAGGACTTGCCTTCGAGTCGATTCATTTTGGTGGCAGACAGGTACAAAACAATCCAACCATCGTAAGCAGTTATTACCAATGA